A window of the Emys orbicularis isolate rEmyOrb1 chromosome 1, rEmyOrb1.hap1, whole genome shotgun sequence genome harbors these coding sequences:
- the SSTR3 gene encoding somatostatin receptor type 3 — MDSPAFTSPTPVALEEGNISTSWASSILGNLSTTASPGMDVSGVLIPLVYLIVCVVGLVGNSLVIYVVLRHSVSESVTNVYILNLALADELFMLGLPFLAAQNALSYWPFGSFMCRLVMAVDAINQFTSIFCLTVMSVDRYLAVVHPGKSSKWRTARVAKAVSATVWVLSSVVVLPVVVFSNVPLGMSTCHIQWPEPASMWRAGFIIYTAALGFFGPLLVICLCYLLIVVKVRSSGRRVRALSSKRKRSERRVTRMVVAVVAVFVLCWLPFYVLNIINVVCPLPEEPSLFGVYFLVVVLPYANSCANPIIYGFLSYRFKQGFRRAILRPSRRVQSQEVVARPPEKTEEEEEEEEEEEAEDSGVSKIAQNGNGRQECPLSSGAAGGSEQKPLPEEPGSCDKPNALHISYL; from the coding sequence ATGGACTCTCCTGCTTTCACCTCCCCCACTCCTGTGGCTTTGGAGGAGGGGAACATCTCCACCAGCTGGGCAAGTTCCATCCTGGGGAACCTATCCACAACTGCCAGCCCGGGCATGGATGTCAGCGGAgtcctcatccccctggtctacCTCATTGTCTGCGTGGTTGGGCTAGTTGGGAACTCCCTGGTCATCTATGTGGTCCTGCGCCACTCGGTGAGCGAATCGGTGACCAATGTCTATATCCTCAACCTGGCGCTGGCGGATGAGCTGTTCATGCTGGGACTGCCCTTCCTGGCTGCACAGAACGCACTCTCCTACTGGCCCTTTGGCTCCTTCATGTGCCGCCTGGTGATGGCCGTGGATGCCATAAACCAGTTCACCAGCATCTTCTGCCTGACTGTGATGAGCGTCGACCGCTACCTGGCCGTGGTGCACCCAGGGAAATCGTCAAAGTGGCGGACGGCCCGCGTGGCCAAGGCCGTTAGCGCCACGGTGTGGGTGCTGTCGTCAGTGGTGGTGCTGCCAGTGGTGGTGTTCTCGAACGTCCCCTTGGGGATGAGCACCTGCCACATCCAGTGGCCCGAGCCAGCCTCCATGTGGAGAGCTGGCTTTATCATCTACACGGCCGCGCTGGGCTTCTTTGGGCCACTGCTGGTGATCTGCCTCTGCTACCTGCTCATCGTTGTCAAGGTCCGCTCTTCCGGCCGGAGGGTGCGGGCCCTTTCATCCAAGCGCAAGCGGTCAGAGCGCAGGGTCACTCGCATGGTGGTGGCCGTGGTGGCCGTCTTCGTGCTCTGCTGGCTTCCCTTCTACGTGCTCAACATCATCAACGTGGTCTGCCCATTGCCCGAGGAGCCGTCTCTCTTCGGGGTCTACTTCCTCGTCGTGGTGCTCCCCTATGCCAACAGCTGCGCCAACCCCATCATCTATGGCTTCCTCTCCTACCGGTTCAAGCAGGGTTTCCGCAGGGCCATCCTGAGGCCGTCCCGCCGGGTGCAGAGCCAGGAGGTGGTGGCTCGTCCCCCAGAGAAGactgaagaggaggaagaggaagaggaggaggaggaagcggaGGACAGCGGGGTCAGCAAGATTGCCCAGAATGGCAATGGCAGACAGGAGTGTCCCCTGAGCAgtggagcagcaggaggcagtgAGCAGAAGCCGCTCCCGGAGGAGCCCGGGAGCTGTGATAAACCCAATGCACTGCACATCAGTTATTTGTAG
- the C1QTNF6 gene encoding complement C1q tumor necrosis factor-related protein 6, with product MVMIQLRARVAFLVLPLFVFGAPTDEPDPKEATTLPNGCRRCCDPLDSHGSSEVTPGPAGRHSSLYPMPEVRPYINITILKGDKGDRGEPGTPGKWGKEGPPGERGPQGQKGSKGQMGAPGDPCKHQYAAFSVGRKKALHSSEGYQALIFDTVFVNLYGHFDMFKGKFYCYTAGLYYFSLNVHTWNFKETYMHVMHNDQEQVILYAQPSDRSIMQSQSLMLELRENDEVWVRLYKRERENAIYSDDVDIYITFSGYLIKPSLE from the exons ATGGTAATGATTCAGCTACGAGCTCGCGTGGCCTTCCTTGTGCTCCCTCTGTTTGTATTTGGGGCACCTACCGATGAGCCTGACCCCAAAGAAGCAACAACCCTCCCAAATGGCTGCAGACGCTGCTGCGACCCACTGGATTCCCATGGCTCCTCAGAGgtcacccccggccctgccggaCGCCATTCGTCACTGTACCCAATGCCGGAGGTGCGTCCATACATCAACATCACCATACTGAAGG GAGACAAAGGAGATCGGGGGGAGCCTGGGACTCCAGGCAAATGGGGCAAAGAGGGGCCACCAGGCGAGCGGGGCCCCCAGGGTcagaaaggcagcaaggggcagatGGGTGCCCCGGGGGATCCGTGCAAGCACCAGTATGCCGCTTTCTCGGTGGGCCGCAAGAAGGCACTGCACAGCAGCGAGGGCTACCAGGCCCTGATCTTCGACACTGTCTTTGTCAACCTCTATGGCCACTTCGACATGTTCAAGGGCAAGTTCTACTGCTACACGGCCGGCCTCTACTACTTCAGCCTAAACGTCCACACCTGGAACTTCAAGGAGACCTACATGCACGTCATGCACAACGACCAGGAGCAGGTCATCCTGTACGCCCAGCCCAGCGACCGCAGTATCATGCAGAGCCAGAGCCTCATGCTGGAGCTGCGGGAGAACGACGAGGTCTGGGTGCGCCTCTACAAGCGGGAGCGGGAGAACGCCATCTACAGTGATGATGTGGACATCTACATCACCTTCAGCGGCTACTTGATCAAGCCCAGCCTGGAATGA